Proteins encoded in a region of the Anopheles aquasalis chromosome 2, idAnoAquaMG_Q_19, whole genome shotgun sequence genome:
- the LOC126570227 gene encoding hsp90 co-chaperone Cdc37, whose amino-acid sequence MVDYSRWKDIEISDDEDDTHPNIDTPSLFRWRHQARVERMQEQEKKKETITIKKKTTEEKLQEAKEKLQRNEGNLDELKKSIEELEREQARVKQEEEELRKKEKMQPWNVDTISKPGFQKTVINKSAINRKPQELSEEQKELNLREFIKKYEKQLKQYGMLRKYDDSKKFLLDNHHLACEDTANYLVIWCIELEMQEKHELVAHVAHQCICMQYILDISKQLDVDPRACVGSFFQRIQETDNEYKKAFLDEIESFKERIRKRAQEKLQKLIEEQEEEEKKARLGPGGLDPVEVFESLPEELQKCFETRDIGMLQEAMAKLPPEEARQHLQRCIDSGLWVPDAKSAAAATSGSGADAKEDEEPVYVHVKPKDSAEDSKDAEEKQDEGKAKE is encoded by the exons ATGGTGGATTACAGCAGATGGAAGGATATTGAG ATTTcggacgatgaagacgatacGCATCCAAACATCGACACACCCTCGCTGTTCCGCTGGCGGCACCAGGCACGCGTCGAACGGATGCAGGaacaggagaagaaaaaggaaacgataACTATTAAGAAAAAGACGACCGAGGAGAAGCTGCAAGAGGCCAAGGAGAAGCTGCAGCGCAACGAGGGGAATCTGGACGAGCTGAAGAAGAGCATTGAGGAGCTGGAACGTGAGCAGGCGCGGGtgaagcaggaagaggaggaattgcgcaagaaggagaagatgcaACCGTGGAACGTGGACACGATCAGCAAGCCCGGCTTCCAGAAGACCGTCATCAACAAGAGTGCCATCAATCGGAAGCCGCAGGAGCTGAGCGAAGAGCAGAAGGAGCTGAATCTACGCGAGTTCATCAAAAAGTACGagaagcagctgaagcagtACGGGATGCTGCGCAAGTATGACGATTCCAAGAAGTTCCTGCTGGACAATCACCATCTAGCGTGCGAGGACACCGCCAATTATCTGGTCATCTGGTGTATCGAGCTCGAGATGCAGGAGAAGCACGAGCTGGTGGCGCACGTCGCTCACCAGTGCATATGCATGCAGTACATACTGGACATCTCCAAGCAGCTGGACGTTGATCCGCGGGCCTGCGTCGGTTCGTTCTTCCAGCGCATCCAGGAAACGGACAACGAGTACAAGAAAGCGTTTTTGGATGAGATCGAATCGTTCAAGGAGCGTATTCGCAAGCGGGCCCAGGAGAAGCTCCAGAAGCTGAtcgaggaacaggaggaggaggaaaagaaggcacGGCTAGGGCCGGGTGGGTTGGATCCGGTCGAGGTGTTTGAATCACTGCCCGAGGAGCTACAGAAGTGCTTCGAAACGAGAGACATCGGTATGCTGCAGGAGGCAATGGCCAAGCTGCCACCGGAGGAAGCGCGCCAACACTTACAACGGTGCATCGACTCGGGACTGTGGGTACCCGATGCGAAGAGTGCGGCTGCGGCAACGTCGGGCAGTGGCGCTGATGCGAAGGAAGACGAGGAGCCCGTCTATGTGCACGTGAAGCCCAAGGATAGTGCCGAGGATTCCAAGGATGCCGAGGAGAAGCAGGACGAAGGCAAAGCGAAAGAATGA